Proteins encoded by one window of Lutibacter sp. A64:
- a CDS encoding metal-dependent transcriptional regulator, translated as MLSQTEENYLKAIYSLSFEKNKRASTNDVAKKLLTKASSVTDMIKKLSDKKLINYKKYQGVNLTAKGQEIAVKIVRKHRLWEVFLVNNLNYAWDEVHEIAEQLEHVKSDTLIDKLERFLEFPSHDPHGDPIPDKEGRINLKKTELLSVAKKNVLYKIANVKDNSKSFLQFLDKHFLTIDTELTIIDKFDFDDSVTIKLHSGATLTLSKKICTNIFVIIK; from the coding sequence ATGTTGTCGCAAACTGAAGAAAATTACTTAAAAGCTATTTATAGTTTAAGTTTTGAAAAAAATAAAAGAGCAAGTACAAACGACGTTGCTAAAAAACTTTTAACAAAAGCTTCATCTGTAACCGATATGATTAAAAAGTTATCGGATAAAAAACTAATAAACTATAAAAAATATCAAGGAGTTAATTTAACTGCTAAAGGACAGGAAATTGCGGTAAAAATTGTGAGAAAACATCGTTTGTGGGAAGTGTTTTTGGTCAACAATTTAAATTATGCTTGGGATGAAGTACATGAGATAGCCGAGCAATTAGAACACGTTAAGTCTGATACGTTGATTGATAAATTAGAGCGCTTTTTAGAATTTCCAAGTCACGATCCGCATGGAGATCCTATTCCAGATAAAGAAGGAAGAATTAATTTAAAAAAGACTGAGTTGTTAAGTGTTGCAAAAAAAAATGTTTTGTATAAAATTGCGAATGTAAAAGATAATTCAAAATCTTTTTTACAATTTTTAGATAAACATTTTTTAACCATAGACACCGAATTAACAATAATAGATAAATTTGATTTTGATGATTCAGTAACTATTAAATTACATTCAGGAGCAACGTTAACACTTTCAAAAAAAATATGCACAAATATATTTGTAATTATAAAATAA
- a CDS encoding metal-dependent transcriptional regulator, whose amino-acid sequence MANPVISLIVFLLIIAILVVLFYPKTGFYWRLHRSFKRDSKVLIEDILKKIYHAEDNGNTLNSNDIISALEANPKKVLDIISEMEDKELISFENGDIKLSELGMDYALRIIRVHRLWEKYLSEKTGFAKKDWHSIAEKMEHKLDSVQTKELAIDLGNPRFDPHGDPIPTESGEIEPINGQPLPNFSEGTIGRIIHIEDEPEIIYKQILAEDLHIGSHVLIIEKNEKRIVFHSEGEEFILAPIVANNITIFELEKEEISEENTSRLSSLKENEKAKIIGISHECRGEIRRRLLDLGFVINTKIEVDLTSPMRNPRAYLIRDTSIAIRNEQAKFILIEKIKEHAKSNK is encoded by the coding sequence ATGGCAAACCCAGTAATTTCTTTAATTGTATTTTTATTAATAATTGCAATTCTTGTAGTTTTATTTTATCCTAAAACCGGTTTTTATTGGAGACTTCATAGAAGTTTTAAAAGAGATTCTAAGGTGCTAATTGAAGATATTTTAAAAAAAATATACCATGCCGAGGATAATGGAAATACCTTAAATAGTAATGATATTATTAGTGCTTTAGAAGCAAATCCTAAAAAAGTTTTAGATATTATTTCTGAAATGGAAGACAAAGAACTAATAAGTTTTGAAAACGGAGATATAAAACTAAGTGAGTTGGGTATGGACTATGCGCTTAGAATAATAAGAGTGCACAGGCTATGGGAAAAATACCTTTCAGAAAAAACTGGTTTCGCTAAAAAAGATTGGCATAGTATTGCCGAAAAAATGGAACACAAGTTAGATTCTGTGCAAACAAAAGAATTGGCAATAGATTTAGGAAATCCTAGATTTGACCCGCACGGAGATCCAATTCCTACAGAATCGGGTGAGATTGAACCGATTAACGGACAACCACTTCCAAATTTTTCAGAAGGAACAATTGGACGAATTATTCATATAGAAGATGAACCTGAAATTATCTATAAACAAATTTTAGCCGAAGATTTACATATTGGATCACACGTTCTTATTATTGAAAAAAACGAAAAAAGAATTGTTTTTCATTCTGAAGGAGAAGAATTTATTTTAGCACCGATTGTGGCAAATAATATTACAATTTTTGAACTAGAAAAAGAAGAAATTTCTGAAGAGAACACTTCAAGACTTTCTAGTTTAAAAGAGAATGAAAAAGCTAAAATAATTGGAATTTCACATGAATGTAGAGGAGAAATAAGAAGAAGGTTGTTGGACTTAGGCTTTGTTATTAATACCAAAATTGAAGTGGATTTAACTAGTCCAATGAGAAATCCAAGAGCCTACTTAATAAGAGATACTTCTATTGCAATACGAAACGAACAAGCCAAATTTATACTAATTGAAAAAATAAAAGAACATGCAAAAAGTAACAAATAG